A window from Sphingopyxis alaskensis RB2256 encodes these proteins:
- the nadB gene encoding L-aspartate oxidase has translation MAADSSHDVIIIGSGAAGLTAAIALADHCRVLVLAKGDLTGGSTAWAQGGIAAVLDAGDTFDNHIEDTMVAGAGLSRRETVEFVIENAPRAIERLARMGVPFNMEEGGLHLTREGGHSHRRIVHVDDATGWAVQAALLKTAEAHPNITLLPGQACIDLITGRHEARYSGSGRVWGVYALDEASGTVHAHVGRATILASGGAGRVYQFSTAPRGATGDGIAMAWRAGARVSNMEMMQFHPTCLFNLDVKNFLITEAVRGEGGILKHPETGHRYMPDYDPRAELAPRDVVARANDDQIKRYGLDYVHLDISHQDPDFVAGHFPNIYDKLLGLGIDMTKQPIPVVPAQHYTCGGVLIDLAGRTDLPGLYAAGECSESGLHGANRLASNSLLECFVFGEAAAKDIIARWDQLEPPPAIRAWDESRVTDSDEEVVIKQNWTEIRRFMWNYVGIVRTTKRLERARHRIALLRHEVHEYYSQFRVTTDLIELRNLIETADLIVRSALHRKESRGLHYTLDYPGMLPQAVDTVLVP, from the coding sequence ATGGCCGCTGATTCTTCCCACGACGTCATCATCATCGGCTCAGGCGCTGCCGGTCTCACCGCCGCCATCGCGCTCGCCGATCATTGTCGTGTGCTCGTGCTCGCGAAGGGCGATCTGACTGGCGGGTCAACGGCCTGGGCGCAGGGCGGCATCGCCGCGGTGCTCGACGCGGGCGACACATTCGACAATCATATCGAGGACACGATGGTCGCGGGGGCGGGATTGAGCCGGCGCGAGACGGTCGAGTTCGTGATTGAAAATGCCCCGCGAGCGATCGAACGGCTCGCCCGGATGGGCGTGCCCTTCAACATGGAAGAAGGCGGGTTGCACCTCACCCGCGAGGGTGGCCATTCGCACCGCCGCATCGTCCATGTCGACGACGCGACCGGCTGGGCGGTGCAGGCGGCGCTGCTCAAGACCGCCGAGGCGCATCCGAACATCACGCTGCTGCCGGGGCAGGCGTGCATCGACCTCATCACCGGGCGGCACGAAGCGCGCTATTCGGGGTCGGGGCGCGTATGGGGCGTCTATGCGCTCGACGAGGCGAGCGGCACGGTCCACGCGCATGTCGGCCGCGCGACAATCCTTGCGAGCGGCGGCGCGGGGCGCGTCTATCAATTTTCGACCGCGCCGCGCGGCGCGACCGGCGATGGCATCGCGATGGCCTGGCGCGCGGGCGCGCGCGTCAGCAACATGGAAATGATGCAGTTCCACCCGACCTGCCTGTTCAACCTCGACGTCAAGAATTTCCTGATCACCGAGGCGGTGCGCGGCGAGGGCGGGATTTTGAAGCATCCCGAAACCGGGCACCGCTACATGCCCGATTACGATCCGCGCGCCGAACTGGCGCCGCGCGACGTGGTGGCGCGCGCGAACGACGACCAGATCAAGCGTTACGGCCTCGATTATGTCCACCTCGACATCAGCCATCAGGACCCCGATTTCGTCGCAGGCCATTTCCCCAACATCTACGACAAGCTGCTCGGCCTCGGCATCGACATGACGAAGCAGCCGATCCCGGTGGTCCCGGCGCAGCATTATACCTGCGGCGGGGTGCTGATCGACCTTGCGGGTCGCACCGACCTGCCGGGGCTGTACGCGGCGGGCGAATGCTCCGAAAGCGGACTGCACGGCGCGAACCGCCTTGCGTCGAACAGCCTGCTCGAATGTTTCGTGTTCGGCGAGGCGGCGGCGAAGGACATCATCGCGCGCTGGGACCAGCTCGAACCGCCCCCCGCGATCCGCGCGTGGGACGAAAGCCGCGTCACCGATTCCGACGAAGAGGTCGTCATCAAGCAGAACTGGACCGAAATCCGCCGCTTCATGTGGAATTATGTCGGTATCGTGCGCACGACCAAGCGCCTCGAACGTGCCCGGCATCGCATCGCCTTGTTGCGGCATGAAGTGCATGAATATTATTCGCAATTCCGCGTGACCACCGACCTGATCGAACTGCGCAACCTCATTGAAACCGCCGATCTGATCGTCCGCAGCGCGCTCCACCGCAAGGAAAGCCGCGGGCTGCATTATACGCTCGACTATCCCGGGATGCTGCCGCAGGCGGTGGATACGGTGCTGGTGCCGTGA
- a CDS encoding zinc-finger domain-containing protein, translated as MTQPAPAPETIRTPRTRIACDGTGDGLADAALGHPRVWLEIDPDAGFVDCGYCDRRFVLIGGVADKA; from the coding sequence ATGACCCAGCCTGCACCCGCCCCCGAAACCATCCGCACACCCAGGACCCGCATCGCCTGCGACGGCACCGGCGACGGCCTCGCCGATGCGGCGCTCGGCCATCCGCGTGTGTGGCTCGAAATCGACCCCGACGCCGGCTTCGTCGATTGCGGCTATTGCGACCGCCGCTTCGTGCTGATCGGCGGCGTCGCGGATAAGGCATAG
- a CDS encoding toxic anion resistance protein produces MSEVTATATATDELKLTPPEPVPAVTPDKAAGLVPLSTEQKSKLEERVDGFIDDLVAQDVNSPAFGQKVDQITNMGRKEMLEAANQSNRFLDRPIKAMDRDTDIGQNLIELRNTVERLDPSANGKLISKRGLLDKLFGSSVTNYFAKYRSAQSHISSILTALANGKDELLMDNAAIDVERRKLWEAMGKLEQMVHIAQTLDRKLEEKAAELDGVDPAKAKVLRENALFYARQRTQDLLTQMAVTVQGYLALDLVKKNNIELVKGVERASTTTVGALKTAITVAQAMTNQKLVLEQITALNTTTANIIDGTSKMLKDNTARIHEQAASSTIPMETLQRAFQNIYDTMDAIDTFKLKALDSMKTTVTTLEGEVAKSKGYIARAEGAAQAQASVGGAESPLTAIEG; encoded by the coding sequence ATGAGCGAAGTGACCGCCACGGCGACCGCAACCGACGAGCTGAAGCTGACGCCGCCCGAACCCGTGCCCGCAGTGACGCCTGACAAGGCGGCCGGCCTTGTACCCCTGTCGACCGAACAGAAATCGAAGCTGGAGGAACGCGTCGACGGCTTCATCGACGATCTGGTTGCACAGGACGTCAATTCGCCAGCATTCGGACAAAAGGTCGACCAGATCACCAATATGGGCCGCAAGGAAATGCTGGAAGCGGCGAACCAGTCGAACCGTTTCCTCGACCGCCCGATCAAGGCGATGGATCGCGACACCGACATCGGCCAGAATCTGATCGAGCTGCGCAATACGGTCGAACGGCTAGATCCGTCGGCGAATGGCAAGCTGATCAGCAAGCGCGGCCTGCTCGACAAATTGTTCGGCAGCAGCGTAACCAACTATTTCGCCAAATACCGCAGCGCCCAGTCGCATATATCAAGCATTCTCACCGCGCTTGCGAACGGCAAGGACGAGCTGTTGATGGACAATGCCGCCATCGACGTCGAACGCCGCAAGCTGTGGGAAGCGATGGGAAAGCTGGAGCAGATGGTCCACATCGCCCAGACGCTCGACCGCAAGCTGGAAGAGAAGGCTGCCGAACTCGACGGTGTCGATCCCGCCAAGGCGAAGGTATTGCGTGAAAATGCGCTGTTTTATGCGCGCCAGCGGACGCAGGACCTGCTGACGCAAATGGCGGTCACAGTGCAGGGCTATCTCGCGCTCGACCTCGTCAAGAAGAACAATATCGAGCTGGTGAAGGGCGTCGAGCGCGCCAGCACCACCACCGTCGGCGCGCTCAAGACCGCAATCACCGTTGCGCAGGCGATGACCAATCAGAAGCTGGTGCTCGAACAGATCACCGCGCTCAACACCACCACCGCGAACATCATCGACGGCACCTCGAAAATGCTCAAGGACAATACTGCGCGCATCCACGAACAGGCGGCGTCGAGCACGATCCCGATGGAAACGCTGCAACGCGCCTTTCAGAATATCTATGACACGATGGACGCGATCGACACCTTCAAGCTGAAGGCGCTCGACAGCATGAAGACCACGGTGACGACGCTGGAGGGCGAGGTCGCCAAGTCGAAGGGCTATATCGCGCGCGCCGAGGGCGCGGCCCAGGCGCAGGCGAGCGTCGGCGGCGCCGAGAGCCCGCTCACCGCAATCGAGGGATGA
- a CDS encoding dipeptidase — translation MNKASLLVSLAALALVSSPVAAQTSPEAVAAAALKKAPVFDGHNDVPWALRARVDNVINDFDFVDTTDTATGDRIAMHTDLTRLRRGHVGAQFWSVYVPSTTNEAKAVQQTIEQIDVMKRLVARYPADLMLADNSAELEKAMKAGKVAGMLGIEGGHSIGSSLAVLREMYGMGVRYMTLTHGRNVPWADSATDAPEHGGLTDFGRQVVQEMNRIGMIVDLSHVSEATMKDALAASKAPVMFSHSGVRAINDHPRNVPDSVLPAVKANGGIVMVVFLPGFLDADVRAHGLDRTGVEARLKAMYPGDPAAVAAALTAWDAANPAPKTQIARVADHIDHLKHMIGVDHIGLGGDYDGMDSAPVGMEDVAGYPALFVELARRGYSQAELEKIASGNMLRVLKAVEAFAASQKGQPPVETPVAK, via the coding sequence ATGAACAAAGCCTCCTTGCTCGTCAGCCTCGCCGCGCTCGCCCTTGTTTCCAGCCCCGTCGCCGCCCAGACCTCGCCCGAGGCGGTGGCCGCGGCCGCGCTCAAGAAGGCGCCGGTGTTCGACGGGCATAATGACGTGCCCTGGGCGCTGCGCGCGCGCGTCGATAACGTCATCAATGATTTCGATTTCGTCGACACGACCGATACCGCGACCGGGGACCGGATCGCGATGCACACCGACCTCACCCGGCTGCGCCGCGGGCATGTCGGCGCGCAATTCTGGTCGGTTTACGTTCCCTCGACCACCAACGAGGCGAAAGCGGTGCAGCAGACGATCGAGCAGATCGACGTGATGAAGCGGCTGGTCGCGCGCTATCCCGCCGACCTGATGCTCGCCGACAATTCCGCCGAGCTGGAAAAGGCGATGAAGGCGGGCAAGGTCGCCGGGATGCTGGGGATCGAGGGCGGGCATTCGATCGGGTCGAGCCTGGCGGTGCTGCGCGAAATGTATGGCATGGGCGTACGCTATATGACGCTGACCCACGGCAGAAATGTGCCATGGGCCGACAGCGCGACCGACGCACCGGAGCATGGCGGCCTCACCGATTTCGGGCGCCAGGTGGTCCAGGAAATGAACCGCATCGGCATGATCGTCGATCTGAGCCACGTCAGCGAGGCGACGATGAAGGATGCGCTCGCGGCGTCGAAGGCGCCGGTGATGTTCAGCCATTCGGGCGTGCGCGCGATAAACGATCATCCGCGCAATGTCCCCGACAGCGTGCTGCCCGCGGTGAAGGCCAATGGCGGGATCGTGATGGTGGTGTTCCTGCCGGGCTTCCTCGACGCCGATGTCCGCGCGCATGGCCTCGACCGCACTGGCGTGGAGGCGCGGCTGAAGGCGATGTATCCGGGCGATCCCGCGGCGGTTGCGGCGGCGCTCACGGCGTGGGACGCTGCGAACCCCGCCCCGAAAACGCAGATTGCCAGGGTCGCCGACCATATCGACCATCTGAAACACATGATCGGCGTCGACCATATCGGACTCGGCGGCGACTATGACGGTATGGATTCGGCGCCCGTGGGCATGGAGGATGTCGCGGGCTATCCGGCGCTGTTCGTCGAGCTGGCGCGGCGCGGCTATTCGCAGGCCGAGCTGGAGAAGATTGCGAGCGGCAACATGCTGCGCGTGCTGAAGGCGGTCGAGGCCTTTGCCGCAAGCCAGAAGGGTCAGCCGCCGGTCGAAACGCCGGTGGCGAAATAG
- a CDS encoding DoxX family protein, giving the protein MRQRIRTALRWLLTLAYGYAGWRHLATPEPFLAITPPWVPRPELVVAVTGIAEIAGAIGLTIPAMRKAAGWGLAFYALCVWPANLHHALANVAIGGATLGWWYHGPRLAAQPLIIWWALWASGAVEWPFRHGTDR; this is encoded by the coding sequence GTGAGGCAGCGCATCCGCACCGCGCTGCGCTGGCTGCTCACGCTCGCTTATGGCTATGCGGGCTGGCGGCATCTGGCGACCCCAGAGCCTTTCCTCGCGATCACCCCGCCGTGGGTGCCGCGGCCCGAACTGGTCGTCGCGGTGACCGGGATCGCCGAGATCGCGGGCGCGATCGGCCTGACGATCCCCGCCATGCGCAAGGCGGCGGGCTGGGGGCTCGCCTTCTATGCCCTGTGCGTCTGGCCCGCCAATCTTCACCATGCGCTCGCCAATGTCGCGATCGGCGGCGCGACGCTCGGCTGGTGGTATCACGGCCCCCGCCTCGCCGCGCAGCCACTCATCATCTGGTGGGCGCTATGGGCAAGCGGCGCGGTGGAGTGGCCATTTCGGCACGGTACGGACCGATAG
- a CDS encoding ABC transporter ATP-binding protein — protein MSEAAIRIDAVSKIYAGGKQALDNVSFDVPRGEIFGLLGPNGAGKSTLINILAGLVNKTSGHASIWGFDIDADPRNAKYSIGIVPQEIVFDPFFTPYETLENQAGLYGVPKAKRISDELLAAVHLSDKRDAYARTLSGGMKRRLLVAKAMVHSPPIIVLDEPTAGVDIELRQQLWDYVQSLNDRGVTVVLTTHYLEEAEELCDRIAIINHGRLIANKPTRELVDMAREKIVVVTLDHDITDLPTHPAFDKIEREGTRGLAISYNKDRMNAGEVLAAVNAMGHGIVDVSTREADLEDVFLNLTRAANG, from the coding sequence ATGAGTGAAGCCGCGATCCGCATCGATGCCGTCTCCAAAATCTATGCCGGCGGCAAGCAGGCGCTCGACAATGTCAGTTTCGACGTGCCGCGAGGGGAGATTTTCGGACTGCTCGGCCCCAATGGTGCGGGCAAGTCCACGCTGATCAATATCCTCGCGGGGCTGGTCAACAAGACCAGCGGCCATGCGAGTATATGGGGATTCGACATCGACGCCGATCCCCGGAATGCCAAATATTCGATCGGCATCGTCCCGCAGGAGATCGTCTTCGATCCCTTCTTCACACCCTATGAGACGCTGGAGAATCAGGCGGGGCTTTACGGCGTCCCAAAGGCGAAGCGCATTTCGGACGAGCTGCTCGCGGCCGTCCACCTGTCCGACAAGCGCGACGCCTATGCGCGCACGCTGTCGGGCGGCATGAAGCGGCGGCTGCTCGTCGCCAAGGCGATGGTCCATTCGCCGCCGATCATCGTTCTCGACGAACCCACGGCAGGGGTCGACATCGAACTGCGCCAGCAGCTCTGGGACTATGTGCAGTCGCTCAATGACCGCGGCGTCACCGTGGTGCTGACGACGCATTATCTGGAAGAGGCCGAGGAGCTGTGCGACCGGATTGCGATCATCAACCATGGCCGACTGATCGCGAACAAACCGACACGCGAGCTGGTCGATATGGCGCGCGAGAAGATCGTCGTCGTGACGCTGGACCACGACATCACCGACCTGCCGACCCACCCCGCCTTCGACAAGATCGAGCGCGAGGGGACGCGCGGCCTCGCGATCAGTTACAACAAGGACCGGATGAACGCGGGCGAAGTGCTCGCCGCGGTCAACGCCATGGGGCATGGCATCGTCGACGTTTCGACGCGCGAGGCCGATCTGGAGGATGTGTTCCTCAATCTGACGCGCGCGGCGAATGGGTGA
- a CDS encoding M20 metallopeptidase family protein — protein sequence MDNSSHSWPAEAETLLDDLVDLRRAIHREPELGLQNPRTLAKIKDALAGLPLEFREGPSTTGLVAILRGPANGRTVLLRGDMDALPLVEDTGLDFASETTGAMHACGHDTHVAMLVGAAKLLCAARDRLPGTVLFMFQPGEEGHHGARFMLDDGLIDPLPDAAFALHIMPNAPHGIFAGRAGPLLASSDVLSITVKGAGGHASMPHDAVDPIPVACAIVTAIQTMVTRRISVFDPAVVTIAKITAGTTNNIIPETAEMLGTIRTLSPERRAMVARELNRLAPAIAEAHGCTAEVHIEEGFPVTICDSRAAAFGQRVVENVFGEAAWLTMDNPVMGAEDFAYVLEKVPGAMFWLGASHAGSDWRQCCGLHSNRMVLDEKVMARGAALHAALAERFLNEGFGQE from the coding sequence ATGGACAATTCATCGCATAGCTGGCCCGCCGAGGCCGAAACCCTCCTCGACGACCTTGTCGACCTGCGCCGCGCGATTCATCGCGAGCCGGAGCTGGGCCTCCAGAACCCCAGGACGCTCGCCAAGATCAAGGACGCGCTCGCAGGGTTGCCGCTCGAGTTTCGCGAGGGGCCCTCGACGACCGGGCTGGTCGCGATCCTGCGCGGGCCCGCGAACGGGCGCACCGTGCTGCTGCGCGGCGACATGGATGCGCTGCCGCTCGTCGAGGACACCGGGCTCGATTTCGCGTCCGAAACGACCGGCGCGATGCATGCGTGCGGGCACGACACGCATGTCGCGATGCTGGTCGGCGCGGCGAAGCTGCTCTGCGCGGCGCGCGACCGCTTGCCCGGCACCGTCCTGTTCATGTTCCAGCCGGGCGAAGAAGGCCATCATGGCGCGCGCTTCATGCTGGACGACGGGCTGATCGACCCGCTGCCCGACGCCGCCTTTGCGCTCCACATCATGCCCAACGCGCCGCACGGCATCTTTGCCGGGCGCGCGGGGCCGCTGCTCGCCTCGTCGGATGTCCTCTCGATTACCGTCAAGGGCGCGGGCGGGCACGCTTCGATGCCGCACGATGCGGTCGATCCGATCCCCGTCGCCTGCGCGATCGTCACCGCGATCCAGACGATGGTGACGCGACGCATTTCGGTGTTCGATCCCGCGGTTGTCACGATCGCGAAGATCACTGCCGGGACCACGAACAACATCATCCCCGAGACCGCCGAGATGCTGGGCACGATCCGCACCCTGTCACCCGAACGCCGCGCCATGGTCGCGCGCGAGCTGAATCGCCTCGCTCCCGCAATCGCCGAAGCGCATGGCTGCACCGCCGAGGTCCATATCGAGGAAGGTTTCCCCGTCACCATCTGCGACAGCCGCGCCGCCGCCTTCGGTCAGCGCGTCGTCGAGAATGTGTTCGGCGAAGCGGCGTGGCTGACGATGGACAATCCGGTGATGGGCGCCGAGGATTTCGCCTATGTCCTCGAAAAAGTCCCCGGCGCGATGTTCTGGCTCGGCGCCAGCCACGCAGGCAGCGACTGGCGCCAATGCTGCGGCCTGCACAGCAACCGCATGGTGCTGGACGAAAAGGTCATGGCGCGCGGCGCGGCGCTGCACGCAGCGCTGGCAGAACGGTTTTTGAACGAGGGGTTCGGGCAGGAATAG
- a CDS encoding acyl-CoA dehydrogenase family protein gives MTAFDDWRARSPYYGETHEALAASVRRFVEREIAPNIDRWEAEGELPRELHKKAAEAGILGLRYPEQYGGHSKGFDIFHGLVVTEELAAVGAGGLGASLMTHGIGLPPILALGSDHLKQRVAPPVLAGEKIIALGITEASGGSDVANLRTTAVRDGDSYIVNGDKMFITSGMRADWLTCAVRTGGPGAGGISLLLIDMDSPGVERTRLDKMGWRCSDTAAIHFSDVRVPVENLIGPENGGFIGIMRNFNGERLGMAMGCCAYARVAMAEAAEWAQHRETFGRPLVGHQSIRIKLADMERQIEATQAWVDLCAWQVKEGKDRPADFAMLKVQATRMLEAVAREAAQVLGGASYITGSKVERIYREVRVNAIGGGSEEIMLDLAGRQLFGGKR, from the coding sequence ATGACAGCTTTCGACGACTGGCGCGCCCGTTCGCCCTATTATGGCGAAACCCATGAGGCGCTGGCCGCGAGCGTCCGCCGCTTCGTCGAACGCGAGATCGCGCCCAACATCGACCGCTGGGAAGCCGAAGGCGAACTGCCGCGCGAACTGCACAAAAAGGCCGCCGAAGCGGGCATCCTTGGCCTGCGCTATCCCGAGCAATATGGCGGGCACAGCAAGGGTTTCGACATTTTCCACGGGCTTGTCGTCACCGAAGAGCTGGCCGCGGTTGGCGCAGGGGGGCTTGGCGCGTCGCTGATGACGCACGGCATCGGCCTGCCGCCGATCCTTGCGCTGGGGTCCGATCATTTGAAACAGCGCGTCGCCCCGCCGGTGCTCGCGGGCGAGAAGATCATCGCGCTCGGCATCACCGAAGCGAGCGGCGGCAGCGACGTCGCGAACCTCAGGACGACAGCGGTCAGGGACGGCGACAGCTATATCGTCAATGGCGACAAGATGTTCATCACCAGCGGCATGCGCGCCGACTGGCTGACCTGCGCGGTGCGCACCGGCGGGCCGGGTGCGGGCGGCATCTCGCTGCTGCTGATCGACATGGACTCGCCCGGCGTCGAACGGACAAGACTCGACAAGATGGGCTGGCGGTGCAGCGACACCGCCGCGATCCATTTCAGCGACGTCCGCGTCCCCGTCGAAAATCTGATCGGGCCGGAGAATGGCGGCTTCATCGGCATCATGCGCAATTTCAACGGCGAACGGCTCGGCATGGCGATGGGCTGCTGCGCCTATGCCCGCGTCGCGATGGCCGAAGCCGCCGAGTGGGCGCAGCATCGCGAAACCTTTGGGCGTCCGCTCGTCGGCCACCAGTCGATCCGCATCAAGCTCGCCGACATGGAACGCCAGATCGAGGCGACGCAGGCGTGGGTCGATTTGTGCGCGTGGCAGGTGAAGGAGGGCAAGGACCGTCCTGCCGATTTCGCGATGCTCAAGGTGCAGGCAACGCGAATGCTGGAGGCCGTCGCGCGCGAAGCGGCGCAGGTGCTGGGAGGCGCGTCCTACATCACCGGCAGCAAGGTCGAGCGCATCTACCGCGAGGTCCGCGTCAATGCGATCGGCGGCGGCAGCGAGGAAATCATGCTCGACCTCGCGGGGCGGCAGTTGTTTGGTGGCAAGCGTTAG
- a CDS encoding DUF4402 domain-containing protein, which produces MRTSHIFRPLPMSRSLSALAMLIASAAAPPALAQSTTQAEAEAIVLRPLSFFKVNDLDFGDIIPSNSAGTVTIEPDGSRSRTGGVTLVGDGGAPARFAGLGSFNRQVDISLGSNAIWITGPGTRMRVRTFEIGSTPTAILSTRPTRFRITSPLGNYNFPVGATLEVGANQAPGEYSGTFTITLNYL; this is translated from the coding sequence GTGAGGACCAGCCACATCTTTCGTCCGCTGCCGATGTCGCGCAGCCTGAGCGCGCTTGCGATGCTGATCGCGTCCGCCGCCGCACCGCCGGCACTGGCGCAATCGACCACGCAGGCCGAAGCCGAAGCCATCGTGCTTCGTCCGCTTTCCTTCTTCAAGGTCAACGACCTCGACTTCGGTGACATCATCCCGTCGAATAGCGCGGGAACGGTGACGATCGAACCCGACGGATCGCGCTCCCGCACCGGCGGCGTCACGCTGGTGGGCGACGGCGGTGCGCCCGCGCGCTTCGCCGGGCTGGGCAGTTTCAACCGTCAGGTCGATATCTCGCTGGGATCGAATGCGATCTGGATCACCGGACCGGGCACGCGGATGCGCGTCCGCACTTTCGAGATTGGCAGCACGCCGACCGCGATCCTGTCAACCCGGCCGACGCGCTTTCGAATCACCTCGCCGCTCGGCAATTATAATTTTCCCGTCGGTGCGACGCTTGAGGTCGGCGCGAACCAGGCACCCGGCGAATATAGCGGCACCTTCACGATTACGCTCAACTATCTTTAG
- a CDS encoding FAD-dependent oxidoreductase: MRHVAIVGSGPAGYYTAETLQKADDIAVDVIDRLPVPYGLIRTGVAPDHQSIKAVSRRYEGVALTDNVRFVGHVAVGADVSIAELVALYDAVILATGAPNDRPLGIPGADLRGVIGSAAFVGWYNGHPDFAHLDPPLDAPGVAVIGNGNVALDVARILAKTSAEFAGSDIVAHARTALAASGVRHIHILGRRGPHQIAMTPKELGELAHLERASPRVDPADLPDEGGDALLEPGMRKSVTHLRSFAANPVAKPVTIDFDFFAMPVAIEGTHENGGRVQRVIVERTELDADLRSHGTGETYAIDAGLVISCIGYQTPPIPGVPYEHGRGRFANDEGRILPGLYCVGWARRGPSGTIGTNKPDGARVAEMVLEDIGRGAGKVGRPGLDALLASRGIAPVTFRDWRRIDAAEVAAALDGSPREKFTSVEAMLAAIGR, translated from the coding sequence ATGCGTCATGTCGCGATCGTCGGGTCGGGTCCGGCGGGCTATTACACCGCCGAAACATTGCAGAAGGCGGACGACATTGCGGTCGACGTCATCGATCGCCTGCCCGTTCCCTATGGCCTGATCCGCACCGGCGTCGCGCCCGATCACCAGTCGATCAAGGCGGTGTCGCGCCGTTATGAAGGCGTCGCGCTGACCGACAATGTCCGCTTCGTCGGCCATGTCGCGGTCGGTGCCGACGTCAGTATCGCGGAGCTGGTCGCACTGTATGACGCGGTCATTCTCGCGACCGGCGCGCCGAACGACCGACCGCTGGGCATTCCCGGCGCCGATCTGCGCGGGGTGATCGGCAGCGCCGCTTTCGTCGGCTGGTACAACGGCCATCCCGATTTCGCGCATCTCGATCCGCCGCTCGATGCCCCAGGCGTCGCGGTGATCGGCAACGGCAATGTCGCGCTCGACGTCGCGCGCATCCTCGCCAAGACGTCCGCCGAGTTCGCCGGTAGCGACATCGTCGCGCACGCGCGCACGGCGCTCGCGGCCAGCGGTGTGCGGCATATCCACATCCTCGGCCGCCGTGGCCCGCACCAGATCGCGATGACGCCCAAGGAGCTTGGCGAACTGGCGCACCTTGAGCGCGCGAGCCCGCGCGTCGACCCCGCCGACCTGCCCGACGAGGGCGGCGACGCGCTGCTCGAACCGGGGATGCGCAAGTCGGTGACGCATCTGCGCAGCTTTGCCGCCAATCCGGTCGCCAAACCGGTGACGATCGACTTCGATTTTTTCGCCATGCCCGTCGCGATCGAGGGCACGCACGAAAATGGCGGCCGTGTCCAGCGCGTGATCGTCGAACGAACCGAACTCGACGCCGATCTGCGCAGCCACGGCACGGGCGAAACCTACGCCATCGACGCGGGGCTGGTGATCAGCTGCATCGGATACCAGACCCCGCCGATCCCTGGTGTGCCCTATGAGCATGGCCGCGGCCGCTTTGCCAATGACGAGGGGCGGATATTGCCTGGTCTCTATTGCGTCGGCTGGGCGCGGCGCGGACCATCGGGGACGATCGGCACCAACAAGCCCGATGGCGCGCGCGTCGCCGAAATGGTGCTGGAGGATATCGGTCGCGGTGCGGGCAAGGTGGGGCGGCCGGGGCTCGACGCGCTGCTCGCCAGCCGCGGCATCGCGCCCGTCACCTTCCGCGACTGGCGCCGGATCGACGCGGCGGAGGTGGCCGCCGCGCTCGACGGGAGCCCGCGCGAAAAGTTCACCAGCGTCGAGGCGATGCTCGCCGCGATCGGACGGTGA